The following proteins come from a genomic window of Triticum aestivum cultivar Chinese Spring chromosome 6A, IWGSC CS RefSeq v2.1, whole genome shotgun sequence:
- the LOC123130007 gene encoding uncharacterized protein, whose product MESALSPGHYHAAYWRRALYVHQHDFVIRITLSNDTYQVIKLPLGLHVETDEPEHYLGKSEKGVYCALLYGNNRLRLRIWFLDEICGKMDWLLKRDINLANLLAIYPWKYGDRSWTRQYVNDEIGKSMAPAEAKFESDYSSNDDVIATEYTVSTLGFHPYREIIFFRASFGRAMAYHFNSSEIVDMGYLQGKGPHDCVGGSFPYTPCRMGELSNNM is encoded by the exons ATGGAATCTGCTCTATCACCCGGGCACTACCATGCCGCCTACTGGCGGAGGGCTCTCTATGTGCACCAACATGATTTTGTGATCAG GATAACCTTATCAAACGATACGTACCAAGTGATTAAGCTGCCATTGGGCCTTCATGTGGAAACCGATGAACCAGAACATTACCTAGGAAAGTCAGAAAAAGGGGTGTACTGTGCATTACTCTACGGCAATAATCGTCTTCGACTTCGGATTTGGTTCCTTGACGAAATATGTGGCAAGATGGACTGGCTCCTGAAACGTGATATCAACCTTGCGAATCTACTAGCAATTTATCCTTGGAAATACGGTGACAGGTCTTGGACTAGGCAATATGTTAACGATGAAATTGGCAAGAGCATGGCACCGGCAGAAGCAAAATTTGAATCAGACTACTCTAGTAATGATGATGTCATCGCCACGGAATATACCGTTTCTACACTTGGATTTCATCCTTATAGAGAGATCATCTTCTTCCGTGCATCCTTTGGAAGAGCAATGGCTTATCACTTCAATAGCTCAGAGATTGTAGACATGGGTTATTTGCAAGGAAAGGGCCCTCATGATTGCGTAGGTGGATCCTTTCCATACACCCCGTGTCGGATGGGGGAGTTGTCAAACAACATGTAA